The following DNA comes from Streptomyces sp. NBC_00273.
GAGGCGATCGACATCGACGTCGAGCGGAACATGCTGACCGTGAAGGCCGAGCGCCGGCCCGTGGAGAAGTCCGACGGCGTGCAGATGGAGCTCTCCGAGCGCCCTCTCGGTGTCTTCTCCCGTCAGATCATGCTGGCCGACACGCTCGACACCGAGCGCATCGAGGCCGACTACGACGCGGGTGTCCTGACCCTGCGGATCCCGATCGCCGAGCGCGCCAAGCCTCGGAAGATCGCCATCGGCGGCGAGGCGGGCCGCAAGCAGATCTCCGGCTGATCCGGCCGGTACCTGCGGCGGAGGACGGGGAAC
Coding sequences within:
- a CDS encoding Hsp20/alpha crystallin family protein; the encoded protein is MLMRTDPFREMDRIVQQLSGTSGTWSKPSVMPMDAYRDGDAYVIAFDLPGVSTEAIDIDVERNMLTVKAERRPVEKSDGVQMELSERPLGVFSRQIMLADTLDTERIEADYDAGVLTLRIPIAERAKPRKIAIGGEAGRKQISG